A genomic stretch from Deltaproteobacteria bacterium HGW-Deltaproteobacteria-18 includes:
- a CDS encoding nucleoside triphosphate pyrophosphohydrolase, which yields MEKNNFERIIEVIDTLTGPDGCPWDKEQTPQSMCDYLVEECFELVEAIRQDDKSEIAEELGDVLFLLLFIGRCHDREIPDFLETALAGNVAKMIRRHPHVYGEKAADVAEVIKNWEQIKKQEKAEKDKDPGVFASLPASLPPLLRAYRINSKAARTGFTWATDADQEKKLVEEWKELQAALASDDAAAKEEEFGDYLFSLVEYGRRRGIKANSALAVANAKFLQRFESMEKLARERGLELDKLSLEEMDKLWDEIKAGR from the coding sequence GTGGAAAAGAATAATTTCGAACGCATAATAGAAGTCATCGACACCCTGACCGGACCGGACGGCTGCCCCTGGGACAAGGAGCAGACCCCCCAGTCCATGTGCGACTATCTGGTGGAGGAATGTTTCGAGCTGGTGGAAGCCATCCGGCAGGACGACAAGTCCGAGATCGCCGAAGAGCTTGGCGATGTACTCTTCCTGCTGCTCTTCATCGGCCGCTGCCACGACCGGGAGATCCCTGATTTCCTGGAGACCGCGCTGGCCGGAAACGTGGCCAAGATGATCCGCCGCCATCCCCACGTTTATGGCGAAAAAGCCGCCGACGTGGCCGAAGTGATCAAGAACTGGGAGCAGATCAAGAAGCAGGAGAAAGCCGAAAAAGACAAGGATCCCGGCGTGTTCGCATCCCTGCCTGCAAGCCTGCCGCCGCTGCTGCGCGCCTACCGCATCAACTCCAAGGCGGCCCGTACGGGCTTCACCTGGGCCACGGACGCGGACCAGGAAAAGAAGTTGGTCGAGGAATGGAAGGAGTTGCAGGCCGCGCTGGCTTCGGACGACGCGGCGGCAAAGGAAGAGGAATTCGGGGACTATCTGTTTTCGCTGGTGGAATACGGCAGACGGCGCGGAATCAAGGCCAACTCGGCCCTGGCCGTGGCCAACGCCAAGTTCCTGCAACGCTTCGAGTCCATGGAAAAACTTGCCCGCGAGCGCGGCCTGGAACTGGACAAGCTCTCTTTGGAGGAGATGGACAAACTTTGGGACGAAATCAAGGCCGGTCGCTGA
- a CDS encoding colicin V production protein encodes MTGRLSMNTLDIVFCVILGFLGLRGIFRGLVKEIASILGLVLGFVLANSYHAQLAAMVENFPGGPGMANLAAYLAIFLGVVAVVFLLASLIRKLLQMIMLGWVDSIGGGALGFFKGALLCSIIVMALTAFLPSRSPLLTESKIMPYVNTFNTILSNALPKEMRDQFLIRSQELQQEWEKRVVEKLKEMKGTPGGKE; translated from the coding sequence ATGACCGGGAGGTTAAGCATGAACACTCTGGATATCGTCTTCTGCGTGATTCTGGGATTTCTGGGCCTGCGCGGCATTTTCCGCGGACTTGTCAAGGAGATCGCCTCCATCCTGGGGCTGGTCCTGGGCTTCGTATTGGCCAACTCCTATCACGCGCAGCTTGCGGCTATGGTCGAAAACTTCCCGGGTGGCCCCGGCATGGCCAACCTCGCAGCCTATCTGGCCATCTTTCTGGGCGTCGTGGCGGTGGTCTTCCTGCTCGCCTCACTGATCAGAAAGCTCCTGCAGATGATCATGCTCGGCTGGGTGGACAGCATCGGCGGCGGCGCGCTCGGCTTCTTCAAGGGCGCGCTTTTGTGCAGCATCATCGTCATGGCGCTGACCGCCTTTCTGCCGTCCAGGTCTCCATTGCTGACCGAGTCGAAGATCATGCCCTACGTCAACACCTTCAACACCATTCTCTCCAACGCCCTGCCCAAGGAGATGCGCGACCAGTTCCTGATTCGCAGCCAGGAGCTGCAGCAGGAGTGGGAGAAGCGGGTCGTTGAAAAACTCAAGGAAATGAAAGGAACCCCTGGTGGAAAAGAATAA